A window of the Fusarium poae strain DAOMC 252244 chromosome 3, whole genome shotgun sequence genome harbors these coding sequences:
- a CDS encoding hypothetical protein (BUSCO:5473at5125), which produces MIERTVAALESHSLYRIIHRSSNPSRKLHVGFWQHGAAAIDLAGSLPGSARTVDIATPEPETKQLQANRFASVLMLDFLYPTSTLPILRRLYHDLPNPQHAQRTAIVPSRRAYSSITPPPPPPNAEAATDRATWTDNDLAFDEPQSEGDASIQVGTETIIPSKGQTDLQLLRRIITTKGRHFQQAWDLYSGMDNNERRDVRGALVSYLSHSHGIVETGRALSLFRQIPSADWSNQLLYSGILLLLRSGDLPAAVEAFKTGLNSGGLNHGLEFLMADTINSRNWPVALDVWTSYYKNEVKRSPRAKPNLERLQQLGTLNQKGDLYFAFRAYLVDEGQEQFKSIQKDRVAKRALSALRRFFATLALREPCRPDQAKIILEALGDNHEYNTYLNTMFNRWYDKLEDRYTIEQLPAIYQDQRELPDASPAMPVYRGLFKVNFPKNMARLEELHHDWVRFKGGLNQWGYEKFLKYYASRGDVPSVKKLWAQFTKAYPELLRESRGFNSLVNVYAQVGDVEGVKKVLQTMVEEYNVQPDLDHWNMLLKAYMRTNDYDGVLDLFDQISSQHEPDSYTYAHVMAMSSKKGDLDTTLEYFTKSQEAGVPITREMGLSLVVAYGRNGQLLEAESLCIEMTHRKIASQAIWNQLLNFNGVEGKIDKVYELLRRMKELKVEWDDETYQFLLQALVRVNRIHPAYHLLQRAVKERLFLVTPEHYAIVMATGARLGEAQLVEVLFHQLQKSELPVTFSALVALVTSAANKKPGADRTRGLANEFVEYFRQAAEAAKSGKPPSEVFADATNVADLKLSTPEIGRAIALLVELREFGSIEELMGLFVQIFPQYQTGQRFPPEIMSALMHAHYADQNYDKVLELWEKTWQDVYDSSRKRSGDGIAGGTEYDLSRVVDVMARAYAEKEDAKGLSDTVDKVIAAGFKLTRQNWVIVIRNLSELGRWERAMYWCETLLMPGWDGWAYKRDIPAKRRNTRLLSPPPKLVLRLQQKWLEMRKMAAWAPDVSRVISTVEEKYPRLYHAFTTSEIDSMPTKYSINGKEISAGELDGVLQGLPYQSLLKVKENMKRELEKERKRERSLGTPKDTMNRAEWKRMLHDKVHRYSKMWFSARKRAYDEQLTNLRGFESTADINIEAKDMAQEDADHRSTREQFAYWNEFWDRYDQRRHGDTRSRPTRPSGFHRKNPLEAQKIREWRNNNRSGRNTDDE; this is translated from the coding sequence ATGATTGAACGAACAGTCGCGGCTTTAGAGTCGCACAGTCTTTATCGAATAATCCACAGGTCCTCGAATCCATCTCGAAAGCTGCATGTAGGGTTCTGGCAACATGGCGCCGCCGCTATTGACCTCGCTGGCTCTTTGCCTGGTTCAGCAAGGACCGTCGACATTGCGACTCCAGAGCCAGAAACAAAGCAGCTGCAAGCAAATCGATTTGCATCTGTTCTGATGCTCGATTTTCTGTATCCGACCTCAACTCTACCTATCCTACGCCGTCTATACCATGACCTACCCAATCCTCAACATGCGCAGCGAACAGCAATCGTTCCCAGTAGACGAGCTTACTCTTCGATAACACCTCCACCTCCGCCTCCAAACGCAGAAGCAGCAACGGATCGAGCCACTTGGACTGACAATGACTTGGCCTTCGATGAGCCCCAATCCGAAGGGGACGCTAGTATACAAGTTGGGACGGAGACTATAATTCCAAGCAAAGGCCAAACAGACTTGCAACTGCTTCGGAGAATTATAACGACAAAGGGGCGTCACTTCCAACAAGCTTGGGATTTATACTCCGGGATGGACAACAATGAACGACGCGATGTGCGTGGCGCTCTGGTCAGCTATCTCTCCCACTCCCACGGCATTGTCGAGACAGGACGAGCCCTCTCACTCTTTCGCCAAATCCCGTCGGCCGACTGGAGCAATCAACTACTGTATTCAGgaatccttcttcttttgcgaTCCGGGGATCTACCAGCGGCCGTGGAGGCTTTCAAAACGGGACTTAATTCTGGAGGGTTGAACCATGGTCTCGAATTTCTGATGGCTGACACCATCAATTCGAGAAACTGGCCAGTAGCTCTAGATGTTTGGACTTCATATTACAAGAACGAAGTAAAAAGAAGCCCCAGAGCAAAGCCAAATCTGGAACGATTGCAACAGCTTGGGACTCTTAATCAGAAGGGAGACCTCTACTTTGCCTTCAGAGCTTACTTGGTTGACGAAGGCCAAGAACAATTCAAAAGTATCCAGAAGGACAGGGTGGCCAAGAGAGCTCTCTCTGCCCTACGAAGATTTTTTGCCACTTTAGCTCTCCGAGAGCCATGCCGCCCGGATCAAGCGAAGATTATTCTGGAGGCTCTTGGCGACAACCATGAATACAACACATATTTGAATACCATGTTTAATCGCTGGTATGATAAACTAGAAGACCGATACACCATAGAACAGCTTCCCGCCATTTACCAGGACCAACGGGAATTGCCAGACGCTTCGCCTGCTATGCCTGTGTACCGCGGACTGTTCAAGGTAAATTTCCCGAAGAACATggctagactggaagaattaCACCACGACTGGGTTCGGTTCAAAGGCGGCTTGAACCAATGGGGCTACGAAAAGTTTCTCAAGTACTACGCATCAAGAGGTGACGTGCCATCGGTTAAGAAGCTCTGGGCTCAGTTCACAAAAGCATACCCAGAGCTACTTAGGGAGTCACGGGGATTCAACAGTTTGGTCAACGTCTATGCCCAAGTAGGAGATGTCGAGGGTGTTAAGAAAGTGCTCCAAACCATGGTTGAGGAGTATAATGTCCAGCCGGATCTTGACCACTGGAACATGCTGCTCAAGGCTTACATGAGAACGAATGACTATGACGGCGTTTTGGACCTATTCGATCAAATCTCAAGCCAACACGAGCCAGACTCGTATACCTATGCCCACGTCATGGCAATGAGTTCCAAAAAGGGTGATCTGGATACAACTCTGGAGTATTTCACCAAGTCTCAAGAAGCTGGTGTGCCCATCACAAGGGAAATGGGGTTGTCTTTGGTAGTGGCATACGGTCGAAATGGTCAACTCCTTGAGGCGGAAAGCTTGTGTATCGAGATGACCCACCGCAAGATTGCTTCCCAGGCCATCTGGAACCAGCTCCTCAACTTCAACGGCGTTGAGGGAAAGATAGACAAGGTGTATGAGTTACTCCGGCGCATGAAGGAATTAAAAGTCGAATGGGatgatgagacatatcaattTCTTCTCCAAGCTCTCGTCAGGGTCAACAGGATCCACCCTGCATACCATCTCTTGCAACGCGCTGTCAAGGAACGATTGTTTCTGGTCACTCCGGAGCATTATGCTATTGTCATGGCTACGGGTGCACGTCTCGGGGAAGCCCAACTCGTGGAGGTTCTTTTCCACCAGCTTCAGAAATCAGAGCTGCCTGTGACTTTCAGCGCCTTGGTTGCTCTGGTCACTTCTGCCGCTAACAAGAAGCCTGGCGCTGATCGAACGAGGGGGTTGGCAAATGAATTCGTTGAATACTTCCGCCAGGCGGCTGAGGCTGCTAAGTCGGGCAAACCCCCGTCTGAGGTCTTCGCAGATGCAACCAACGTCGCGGACCTCAAGCTCTCAACTCCCGAGATCGGTCGAGCAATTGCTCTACTTGTCGAACTTCGAGAATTTGGCTCAATAGAAGAGCTCATGGGCTTGTTTGTTCAGATCTTTCCTCAATATCAGACCGGCCAGCGATTCCCGCCTGAAATAATGTCTGCTTTAATGCATGCACATTACGCGGACCAAAATTACGACAAGGTTCTGGAACTCTGGGAGAAGACATGGCAAGATGTTTACGATTCCAGCCGGAAACGCTCAGGCGATGGTATTGCTGGTGGTACTGAATACGATTTGAGTCGTGTCGTAGATGTAATGGCAAGAGCATATgcagagaaggaagatgcAAAAGGCTTGAGCGATACTGTCGACAAGGTCATTGCAGCAGGCTTCAAGCTCACTCGGCAAAACTGGGTAATCGTCATTCGCAACCTCTCTGAGCTGGGTAGGTGGGAGCGCGCGATGTACTGGTGCGAGACACTCTTGATGCCCGGTTGGGATGGCTGGGCCTACAAGCGTGATATTCCAGCCAAGAGGCGAAACACTCGATTGTTGTCACCACCTCCCAAACTCGTCTTGCGTCTGCAGCAGAAATGGCTGGAGATGCGCAAGATGGCGGCCTGGGCTCCAGATGTCTCCCGTGTCATCTCTACGGTAGAGGAGAAATATCCTCGGCTATACCACGCATTTACTACCTCAGAGATTGACTCTATGCCTACTAAATACTCTATCAACGGCAAAGAGATTTCAGCTGGCGAGCTCGACGGTGTACTTCAGGGTCTACCTTATCAGTCGCTATTGAAGGTAAAGGAGAACATGAAGCGAGAACtagaaaaggaaaggaagcgCGAGAGAAGCTTGGGAACACCCAAAGATACTATGAACAGGGCAGAGTGGAAGCGAATGCTGCACGACAAGGTTCACAGATACTCCAAAATGTGGTTCTCTGCACGCAAGAGGGCCTACGATGAGCAGTTGACAAACCTGCGAGGATTCGAATCCACGGCAGACATCAATATCGAAGCAAAAGACATGGCGCAAGAGGACGCAGACCATCGATCAACTCGCGAGCAATTTGCTTACTGGAATGAGTTTTGGGATCGCTATGACCAGCGCCGCCATGGCGACACGAGGAGCAGGCCGACCCGTCCTTCAGGATTCCATAGAAAGAATCCCCTGGAAGCGCAAAAGATAAGAGAGTGGCGGAATAACAACCGCTCGGGGCGCAACACTGATGATGAATGA
- a CDS encoding hypothetical protein (BUSCO:10345at5125): MPRSRPATTGYERLAQADDFSEDSDEDPLSQSYASLQPAAAPRYGPVSQPRHRSGMASPKSLTSSSQPKFRHRSGSSAGVDLKAINARLERWADEIASRFKRKGKNQQGEEERLEIHYSVFQPPEGVRPVTAESTAVPHEGVMSKAEFETIVESVRSAIRQEVHPSMISQGSSGSYFARNPDGKIVGVFKPKDEEPYAAGNPKWNKWIHRNLFPCCFGRACLIPNLSYVSEAAAYVLDCQLRTHLVPYTDVVWLASKSFHYPFWDRRKFHRKKTPLPAKPGSFQVFLKGFKDANVFLREHPWPDQYWSGFRTSDNQNKKKKRWTESCRPSGNASPNDGYNSDDEEAAQGANLLGPDNFIWTENLKESLREELEKLVILDYIMRNTDRGLDNWMIKVDWETGKASIASDPIQLNMEPVAEEEGPRPVDLSQQGPRATRASYPYKTQRPMSASSRKHVGNEPAITVGAIDNSLSWPWKHPDAWRSFPFGWLFLPVDLIGRPFSQKTRDHFLPLLTSTSWWTQTVLSLKRVFQMDCDFQERMFAKQVAVMKGQAWNVVETLKTPDHGPLELTRRARVCVWDDLVDVPVAVPMRNTSSEARRNPHVRQSMDEADIASSAPANNPPIEDLLGLASAPADMPHPGRFELSSPTEETALSPAEQPPGEPNFLEPTGLQQHSGDVAERPAVRPAGVRNSYQGPVRALNMYEPARQHTSRQQRRYSFANAAARRNSNTIAQQYYGDNENYTDDLEGDLGYAAAEGQMGNQRKVIVERLEAVKSRNPVFECW; this comes from the exons ATGCCTCGTTCGCGACCCGCGACAACAGGCTATGAACGCCTTGCGCAAGCCGATGACTTCAGCGAAGACTCTGACGAGGATCCTCTCTCCCAATCCTACGCATCTCTCCAGCCCGCAGCCGCTCCGCGATATGGGCCTGTTTCGCAGCCGCGCCATCGTTCTGGTATGGCCAGTCCCAAATCTCTGACCTCATCTTCTCAACCCAAATTCCGTCACCGTTCAGGAAGTAGTGCTGGTGTCGACCTGAAGGCCATCAATGCTCGGCTTGAACGCTGGGCCGACGAGATTGCGTCGCGTTTCAAGCGCAAGGGCAAGAACCAGCAAGGCGAAGAGGAACGTCTTGAAATACACTATTCTGTCTTCCAGCCTCCCGAGGGTGTCCGGCCCGTAACTGCCGAAAGCACTGCTGTCCCACACGAGGGTGTCATGTCAAAAGCCGAGTTTGAGACCATTGTAGAGAGTGTCCGAAGTGCTATTCGGCAGGAAGTTCATCCCAGCATGATCTCGCAAGGCAGTTCTGGCAGTTACTTTGCTCGAAATCCAGACGGCAAGATCGTAGGCGTTTTCAAGCCGAAAGATGAGGAGCCCTATGCCGCAGGAAATCCCAAATGGAACAAGTGGATTCACAGAAACCTCTTTCCATGCTGCTTTGGACGAGCTTG TCTTATTCCTAATCTTTCGTATGTAAGCGAAGCAGCTGCATATGTACTTGATTGCCAACTAAGAACACACCTCGTCCCGTACACTGATGTTGTATGGCTTGCCTCCAAGTCTTTTCACTATCCTTTCTGGGATCGCCGCAAATTCCATCGCAAGAAGACACCTCTCCCTGCCAAACCGGGCAGTTTCCAAGTTTTCCTCAAGGGGTTTAAAGACGCCAATGTTTTCCTTCGAGAGCATCCTTGGCCTGATCAGTACTGGTCGGGCTTTCGCACAAGCGACAatcaaaacaaaaagaagaagagatggacCGAGAGCTGCCGCCCTTCAGGAAACGCCTCCCCAAACGATGGATACAACAGCGACGACGAAGAAGCTGCCCAAGGCGCAAATCTGTTGGGACCTGATAACTTTATTTGGACCGAGAACCTCAAAGAGTCATTACGAGAGGAACTTGAAAAATTAGTCATTCTTGACTACATAATGCGAAATACAGACCGAGGACTGGATAACTGGATGATCAAAGTCGATTGGGAGACAGGCAAAGCGTCAATAGCGTCCGATCCCATTCAATTGAACATGGAGCCAGTCGCAGAGGAAGAGGGCCCTCGACCTGTCGACCTTTCACAGCAAGGACCTCGTGCGACGAGAGCTTCGTACCCTTACAAGACACAGAGACCGATGAGTGCTTCGAGTCGAAAACATGTAGGAAACGAGCCGGCCATCACCGTTGGAGCCATCGATAACTCGTTATCATGGCCCTGGAAGCACCCTGATGCTTGGAGAAG TTTCCCCTTTGGCTGGCTTTTCCTGCCCGTTGATCTTATTGGGCGGCCATTCTCTCAAAAGACGAGGGATCACTTCCTGCCTTTACTGACATCTACCTCATGGTGGACGCAAACGGTGCTTTCGCTGAAGAGAGTATTCCAGATGGACTGTGATTTCCAGGAACGCATGTTTGCGAAGCAGGTCGCCGTCATGAAGGGCCAGGCCTGGAATGTTGTTGAGACACTCAAGACTCCAGACCATGGCCCTCTTGAACTCACTCGCAGAGCACGAGTTTGCGTCTGGGACGATCTGGTTGATGTACCTGTTGCAGTTCCTATGCGCAATACTTCTTCAGAAGCCCGTCGGAACCCCCACGTTCGTCAATCTATGGACGAGGCCGACATTGCGAGCTCAGCTCCTGCTAATAACCCTCCAATTGaagatcttcttggcctcgcCAGTGCGCCCGCGGATATGCCTCACCCGGGTCGGTTCGAGCTCTCATCTCCGACAGAAGAGACAGCCCTGTCACCAGCCGAGCAACCTCCAGGTGAACCCAATTTCCTCGAACCAACAGGGCTGCAGCAACATAGTGGAGACGTGGCCGAGCGTCCGGCCGTCCGGCCAGCTGGAGTTAGGAACAGTTACCAGGGACCAGTCCGCGCACTCAACATGTATGAACCCGCACGCCAGCATACGTCGCGGCAGCAACGGAGATATTCATTTGCTAACGCTGCCGCTCGTCGCAACAGCAACACTATCGCACAACAGTATTATGGTGACAATGAAAACTACACAGACGATCTCGAAGGTGATTTGGGATATGCTGCGGCCGAGGGGCAGATGGGCAATCAACGCAAGGTCATTGTTGAACGACTCGAAGCGGTCAAGAGTAGGAACCCTGTCTTTGAGTGCTGGTGA
- a CDS encoding hypothetical protein (TransMembrane:6 (n2-13c18/19o34-54i162-178o184-204i238-257o269-286i298-323o)) — protein sequence MAALLSGAVYGASTIAGGAYLPSTIIDQFKFQDWHLLQTSLGAVASSAIIYRIAEHLGYVKLKPRSSSPIGLFGQYDGNVIGGFLLGAGMALSGSCPGTLFAQIGAGLRTGFYALGGALVGGITYTGYVAQAAKGQREKADVKPETVTLDENLGLSKNTTTAVFESACFNAIAASVAYTTGSDWSLFSAGGGLFIGFSQLFSILTRRSMLGISGSYEEFGNHFWWLTRGTSWPSSRQNTLFAAGMVSGAWVLTKILPSFVPSDIVEANPWFAGIGGFMMVVGSRLAGGCTSGHGVSGLSLMSTSSLVTMSTAFAAGSLVAPLAH from the exons ATGGCCGCGCTACTATCAGGTGCTGTATATGGCGCTTCTACGATAGCAGGAGGCGCGTATTTACCTTCAACAATTATCGATCAATTCAAGTTTCAGGATTGGCATCTGCTGCAAACCTCTCTTGGTGCCGTAGCAAGCAGTGC AATCATATACAGAATTGCTGAACATTTGGGCTACGTTAAGCTCAAGCCCAGAAGCTCTTCTCCCATCGGTCTGTTTGGACAGTATGATGGTAACGTCATAGGCGGATTTCTGCTTGGAGCCGGTATGGCTCTTTCAGGATCTTGCCCTGGGACATTGTTTGCGCAAATTGGAGCTGGCCTACGGACTGGTTTCTATGCTCTCGGCGGAGCTCTTGTTGGCGGTATCACATACACTGGTTACGTCGCGCAGGCAGCCAAGGGTCAAAGGGAAAAAGCAGATGTGAAACCCGAAACAGTTACTCTTGACGAGAACCTCGGCCTTTCCAAAAACACAACTACCGCCGTATTCGAATCTGCCTGCTTTAACGCAATTGCTGCTTCAGTCGCCTACACCACTGGCTCGGACTGGTCGCTCTTCTCAGCAGGTGGTGGTCTGTTCATCGGGTTTTCGCAGCTCTTTTCCATTCTCACCCGTCGCTCTATGCTGGGCATCTCGGGTTCTTACGAAGAATTCGGGAATCATTTCTGGTGGCTTACACGAGGCACTTCTTGGCCCAGTAGCCGACAGAACACATTGTTCGCTGCGGGCATGGTATCTGGTGCTTGGGTTCTCACTAAgatccttccttcctttgtTCCCAGTGATATCGTTGAGGCCAACCCATGGTTTGCCGGAATCGGAGGGTTTATGATGGTTGTGGGCTCAAGATTAGCAGGAGGGTGCACTTCTGGGCATGGTGTTAGCGGTCTGTCTTTGATGTCAACGTCAAGTCTGGTCACCATGAGTACTGCATTTGCTGCAGGAAGTCTGGTTGCACCTTTGGCACACTAG
- the KRR1 gene encoding ribosomal RNA assembly protein krr1 (BUSCO:36701at5125): MPSTNNKDKPWDRDDIDKWRIEPFTAKDNAGGPFAEESSFMTLFPRYRETALKESWPLVTRALEKLGIACTLDLVEGSMTVKTTLRTSDPASILKARDLIKLLARSVPAPQAMKILEDGIACDIIKIRSLVGSRERFIKRRQRILGPEGTTLKALELLTKTYILVHGNTVSVMGPYKGLKEIRRVVEDCMANIHPIYHIKEAMIKQELAKDPELANESWDRFLPNFKRKTLSQRRVPHKVNDKAKKVYTPFPPAPEKSKVDKQIESGEYFLGKVGKERAAQEERREKQNKRKEEKAKEREADFVPPEEGRPKKKRKKTEE; this comes from the exons ATGCCTTCCACAAATAATAAGGACAAGCCGTGGGATCGGGATGATATTGACAAGTGGAGGATCGAACCCTTTACAGCTAAAGACAACGCTGGCGGCCCATTTGCCGAGGAATCAAGTTTCATGACCCTGTTCCCACGTTACAGAGAAACTGCGCTGAAAGAGTCATGGCCTCTAGTCACTCGAGCCCTTGAGAAGCTCGGTATTGCTTGTACtcttgacttggttgaaGGTAGCATGACGGTTAAGACAACTTTGAGAACCAGCGATCCCGCGTCCATTCTCAAGGCCAGGGACTTAATCAAGCTGTTGGCGAGAAGCGTCCCTGCACCTCAAGCTATGAAGATACTTGAAGATGGGATTGCTTGTGACATCATCAAGATCCGGTCTCTCGTAGGTTCACGCGAACGCTTTATTAAACGTCGTCAGCGCATTCTTGGCCCAGAGGGGACAACTCTGAA GGCCCTTGAGCTACTGACCAAAACCTATATTCTTGTCCATGGAAATACAGTTTCTGTCATGGGTCCCTACAAGGGATTGAAGGAGATTCGACGAGTCGTGGAGGACTGTATGGCCAACATCCACCCCATCTACCACATCAAGGAAGCTATGATCAAGCAGGAGCTCGCAAAGGACCCCGAGCTTGCTAATGAGAGCTGGGATCGCTTCCTACCCAACTTCAAGAGGAAGACACTAAGCCAGCGACGTGTCCCTCATAAAGTCaacgacaaggccaagaaggtcTACACACCATTCCCGCCAGCTCCCGAGAAGAGCAAAGTCGATAAACAGATTGAGTCTGGCGAGTACTTTCTGGGCAAGGTCGGCAAGGAGCGTGCTGCTCAGGAGGAGCGCAGGGAGAAACAAAACAAGCgaaaggaggagaaggcaaAGGAGCGCGAGGCCGACTTTGTTCCACCAGAGGAGGGCCGtcccaagaagaagcgcaagaagaCAGAAGAGTAA
- a CDS encoding hypothetical protein (BUSCO:58033at5125) produces MASRHSMQLFRALRTSQSTIRQPVNRISVCRFYSTSTDDAPAPLLSKLKADLKTAMRAKDTPRLTVLRAIMSANLNASKTSTPIKTDVQLVALIRKIQKGAQDAAAEAKAANRDDLVQKEEAQIKVLDEYIANSGVESLTEAQLKAMVQDAFEASKAAGVQAKSVMGDVMKRLSGALEGKDVDKKELSKMVKELTG; encoded by the coding sequence ATGGCTTCAAGACACTCCATGCAACTTTTCCGGGCACTACGCACGTCTCAGTCCACTATCCGTCAGCCCGTCAACCGAATCTCTGTCTGCCGTTTCTATTCAACATCTACCGACGATGCGCCCGCTCCTCTACTCtccaagctcaaggctgATCTCAAGACTGCTATGCGCGCCAAGGATACCCCCCGTCTGACTGTTCTTCGAGCCATCATGTCCGCCAACCTCAATGCTTCCAAGACATCAACCCCCATCAAGACCGATGTTCAGCTCGTCGCATTGATCCGCAAGATTCAAAAGGGCGCTCAGGATGCTGCCGCCGAGGCCAAGGCCGCCAACCGCGATGATCTCGTCCAGAAGGAGGAGGCTCAGATCAAGGTGCTGGACGAGTATATTGCCAACAGCGGCGTCGAGAGCTTGACTGAAGCTCAGCTCAAGGCCATGGTACAGGATGCTTTTGAGGCTTCCAAGGCTGCTGGTGTTCAGGCCAAGTCTGTCATGGGAGATGTCATGAAGCGATTGTCTGGTGCTCTCGAGGGTAAGGATGTTGACAAGAAGGAGCTGTCCAAGATGGTCAAGGAACTCACCGGCTAA